From the Comamonas odontotermitis genome, one window contains:
- a CDS encoding penicillin acylase family protein, with translation MTFTLRRISLITAAALLAAGCASTAVAPMGAATMHGQVTIKRDDFGVPHVYANDVRGLFHGFGYAVAQDRLFQMEMARRAVLGTVSEVMGPAYVALDKGSRASFSPESIRGQMARLSPDDKAIFDGYAAGFNARVNEVLAARATLLPKQFIDAGFEPKADWSGYDVAMIWVGTMANRYSNVSSELANLRLLEQLRKANGDVQGRQLFDQIRWVEDTRAPTTVPRINGAIRPIATNDGHMAKLAPVSPELLAARDEMDAAHRGVAQPWQRPIASNLWIAGPQKTSDGSTVFINGPQFNWFNPSYVFGIGLHGAGFDVTGNTPFAHPVVLFGTNGKIAWGATAGPLDVNDMYQEQLNPANPHEYRFNGTMRTMAKRTETIKVKAEADQSLDIFSTVHGTVTNFDIPNGVAYSMKRSWDGYELESLLGWIHSMRAQNWLQWLAQASRVAITINWYYADTEGNIGYVSPGRLPIRPAHQDIRLPALGDGSMEWEGIRPFREDPQVLNPEQGYVVNWNNQSAPGAVSDGGNYSVVDRVNEFSARLNAKARLTPEELWDLNRATAYADTNARYLLPFVAEATRGLPPNDPARRAAQLLAGWNMLNEDPSERGSYDSPATTLMMTWLPVLFKAVLADDLPPEVFAAYAGGGYAGDTQVASIRPGNGLKLVYNALLGAKAGVPQTYDFFNGQDKNTVLRATLAEAMKELQQRHGADTAAWRMPVTRHVFLTKNFIGAPQANADELLTLPSYMNRGTQNDKVVLGAKGVSLCTAAPPGQSGFVAPDGTKSPHYADQMELFQNFGCKREALTAAEVDRRATSVQVLRY, from the coding sequence ATGACCTTCACGCTCCGCCGCATTTCCCTGATCACTGCTGCCGCACTGCTGGCAGCGGGCTGTGCCTCGACTGCCGTTGCCCCGATGGGCGCTGCAACGATGCATGGCCAGGTCACCATCAAGCGTGATGACTTCGGTGTACCGCACGTATACGCCAATGACGTGCGCGGACTGTTCCATGGTTTTGGCTATGCAGTGGCGCAAGACCGCCTTTTCCAGATGGAGATGGCACGCCGCGCTGTGCTGGGCACCGTCTCCGAAGTAATGGGGCCGGCCTACGTCGCGCTCGACAAGGGCAGTCGCGCCAGTTTCTCGCCGGAATCGATCAGAGGCCAGATGGCCCGTCTGTCACCAGACGACAAGGCCATCTTCGATGGCTATGCTGCCGGCTTCAATGCCCGCGTGAACGAGGTGCTGGCAGCGCGTGCCACCTTGTTGCCCAAACAGTTCATTGATGCCGGCTTTGAGCCCAAGGCTGACTGGTCGGGCTACGACGTGGCCATGATCTGGGTCGGTACCATGGCCAACCGCTATTCCAATGTGAGCAGCGAGCTCGCCAATCTGCGCCTGCTGGAGCAGTTGCGCAAGGCCAACGGCGATGTGCAGGGCAGGCAGTTGTTCGATCAGATCCGCTGGGTGGAAGACACCCGGGCTCCCACCACGGTGCCTCGCATCAATGGTGCAATCCGACCGATCGCCACGAATGACGGGCACATGGCCAAGCTCGCGCCCGTCTCACCAGAATTGCTGGCAGCGCGCGACGAAATGGATGCCGCGCACCGAGGCGTTGCGCAGCCCTGGCAGCGGCCGATTGCCAGCAACCTCTGGATCGCCGGTCCCCAAAAGACGAGCGACGGCAGCACGGTCTTCATCAATGGGCCGCAGTTCAACTGGTTCAACCCGTCATACGTGTTTGGCATCGGCCTGCACGGCGCAGGTTTCGATGTGACCGGAAACACCCCCTTTGCGCACCCTGTGGTGCTGTTCGGTACCAACGGCAAGATCGCCTGGGGCGCCACAGCGGGCCCGCTGGATGTGAACGACATGTACCAGGAGCAGCTGAACCCGGCCAATCCACATGAGTACCGGTTCAACGGCACGATGCGAACCATGGCGAAGCGGACCGAGACCATCAAGGTCAAGGCAGAAGCCGACCAGAGCTTGGATATTTTTTCGACGGTGCATGGCACGGTCACCAACTTCGACATACCCAACGGCGTTGCCTACTCGATGAAGCGCAGCTGGGACGGTTACGAGCTGGAGTCCCTGCTGGGCTGGATCCACTCAATGCGGGCGCAGAACTGGCTGCAATGGCTGGCCCAGGCTTCGCGCGTGGCCATCACCATCAACTGGTATTACGCAGACACCGAAGGGAACATCGGCTACGTTTCGCCCGGTCGCCTGCCGATCCGCCCTGCACACCAGGATATCCGCCTTCCTGCATTGGGCGACGGCTCCATGGAGTGGGAAGGCATCCGGCCTTTCCGCGAGGACCCGCAGGTGCTCAATCCGGAGCAGGGCTATGTGGTGAACTGGAACAACCAGTCGGCACCCGGCGCCGTGAGTGACGGCGGCAACTATTCGGTGGTGGACCGTGTGAACGAATTCAGCGCCAGGCTCAATGCCAAGGCCCGTCTCACCCCTGAGGAGTTGTGGGACCTCAACCGTGCCACCGCCTACGCAGACACCAATGCGCGCTATCTGCTGCCCTTTGTGGCCGAGGCCACGCGCGGCCTGCCTCCCAATGATCCGGCCCGCCGCGCAGCACAACTTCTGGCTGGCTGGAATATGCTCAATGAAGACCCATCGGAGCGTGGCAGCTATGACAGCCCGGCCACGACGCTGATGATGACCTGGCTGCCGGTTCTTTTCAAGGCGGTGCTGGCCGATGATCTGCCGCCTGAGGTGTTTGCCGCCTATGCAGGTGGCGGCTATGCAGGCGATACGCAGGTGGCGAGCATTCGGCCAGGCAATGGGCTCAAGCTGGTCTACAACGCGCTCCTGGGTGCCAAGGCGGGTGTACCGCAGACCTATGACTTCTTCAACGGCCAGGACAAGAACACGGTACTGCGCGCTACGCTGGCCGAAGCCATGAAAGAGTTGCAGCAGCGCCATGGCGCGGATACCGCCGCATGGCGCATGCCTGTCACCAGGCATGTCTTTCTGACCAAGAACTTCATCGGTGCGCCGCAAGCCAATGCCGATGAGTTGCTCACGCTGCCAAGTTATATGAACCGCGGTACCCAGAACGACAAGGTGGTGCTCGGTGCCAAGGGCGTGAGCCTGTGCACTGCTGCACCGCCCGGCCAGAGCGGCTTTGTTGCGCCGGATGGCACCAAGTCGCCGCATTACGCCGATCAGATGGAGCTCTTCCAGAACTTTGGCTGCAAGCGCGAAGCGCTGACAGCTGCAGAGGTGGATCGCCGTGCCACTTCGGTTCAGGTACTCCGCTATTGA
- the paaI gene encoding hydroxyphenylacetyl-CoA thioesterase PaaI: MDATISAAMTSQQLAERVRDGMFARDRAAQGLGMRVTHMAPGEATIEMVVRSDMLNGFDICHGGYITTLGDTAFAYACNSYNEMTVASGLSVDFVAPGKPGDVLVAEAREVSQAGRTGVYDVRICNGAGEVIALFRGRSYRMKGKQTVPAQD, encoded by the coding sequence ATGGATGCCACCATTTCCGCCGCGATGACTTCGCAGCAGCTCGCCGAGCGCGTGCGCGACGGCATGTTTGCCCGTGACCGTGCTGCGCAGGGGCTGGGCATGCGCGTCACCCACATGGCACCAGGCGAGGCCACCATCGAGATGGTGGTGCGCAGCGACATGCTCAATGGCTTTGACATCTGCCATGGCGGCTATATCACGACCTTGGGCGATACCGCCTTTGCCTATGCCTGCAACAGCTACAACGAAATGACAGTGGCATCGGGCCTGTCGGTGGATTTTGTGGCGCCCGGCAAGCCCGGCGACGTGCTGGTGGCCGAAGCCAGAGAGGTTTCACAGGCAGGCCGTACCGGCGTGTACGACGTACGGATCTGCAATGGGGCGGGAGAGGTGATCGCCCTGTTCCGGGGGCGTTCATACCGCATGAAGGGCAAGCAGACCGTGCCCGCCCAAGACTGA
- the paaK gene encoding phenylacetate--CoA ligase PaaK: MNDRVSPVNVFDPIETASRDEIEALQLQRLRWSLQHAYENVPHYRQAFDAKGVHPSDLKSLKDLAKFPFTTKKELRDNYPFGMFAVPRNKVARVHASSGTTGKPTVVGYTLKDINTWADLVARSIRAAGGRQGDMVHVAYGYGLFTGGLGAHYGAERAGCTVVPMSGGQTEKQVQLITDFKPDIIMVTPSYMQVLVEEFQRQGLDAAASSLKIGIFGAEPWTEAMRKDIEHKAGLDAVDIYGLSEVMGPGVASECVETKDGPVIWEDHFYPEIINPDTGEVVADGEEGELVFTSLSKEAMPIIRYRTRDLTRLLPPTARSFRRMGKIVGRSDDMMIIRGVNVFPTQVEEIVLAHQKLTGVYQLHINREGLLDTVEVHCELVPELRGMADGERIEIAQWVQHRIKTLVGISTMVRVFDPDGIERTQTGKARRVFDKRPR, encoded by the coding sequence ATGAATGACCGAGTTTCCCCAGTCAACGTTTTCGACCCCATAGAGACTGCCAGCCGCGACGAAATCGAGGCCTTGCAGCTGCAGCGCCTGCGCTGGTCGCTGCAGCACGCCTATGAGAACGTGCCGCATTACCGCCAGGCCTTTGATGCCAAAGGCGTGCATCCGTCGGATCTGAAGAGTCTCAAGGACCTGGCAAAGTTTCCATTCACCACCAAGAAGGAATTGCGCGACAACTACCCCTTCGGGATGTTTGCCGTGCCGCGCAACAAGGTGGCGCGCGTGCACGCCTCTAGTGGCACGACAGGAAAGCCGACTGTCGTGGGCTATACGCTCAAGGACATCAATACCTGGGCGGATCTGGTGGCGCGTTCCATTCGTGCAGCCGGTGGGCGCCAGGGTGACATGGTGCATGTGGCCTATGGCTATGGCCTGTTCACCGGTGGCCTGGGGGCGCATTACGGAGCGGAACGCGCTGGCTGCACCGTGGTGCCCATGTCGGGTGGACAGACGGAGAAGCAGGTGCAACTGATCACCGACTTCAAGCCCGACATCATCATGGTGACTCCTAGCTACATGCAGGTGCTGGTGGAAGAGTTCCAGCGCCAGGGGCTGGACGCTGCCGCCAGCTCGCTCAAGATTGGCATCTTTGGCGCCGAGCCCTGGACCGAAGCCATGCGCAAGGATATCGAGCACAAGGCGGGTCTGGATGCCGTGGATATCTATGGCTTGTCCGAAGTGATGGGCCCGGGCGTGGCCAGCGAGTGCGTTGAAACCAAGGACGGCCCGGTCATCTGGGAAGACCATTTCTACCCCGAGATCATCAACCCGGACACCGGCGAAGTGGTGGCCGATGGCGAAGAAGGCGAGCTGGTCTTCACCTCCCTGTCCAAGGAGGCCATGCCCATCATCCGCTACCGCACACGCGATCTGACACGCCTGCTGCCGCCGACGGCGCGCTCCTTCCGCCGCATGGGCAAGATCGTGGGCCGCAGCGACGACATGATGATCATCCGTGGCGTCAATGTCTTTCCCACCCAGGTGGAAGAGATCGTGCTGGCGCACCAGAAGCTCACTGGCGTGTATCAGCTGCATATCAACCGTGAGGGGCTGCTGGACACTGTGGAGGTGCATTGCGAATTGGTGCCCGAGCTGCGCGGCATGGCCGATGGCGAGCGCATTGAAATCGCGCAATGGGTGCAGCACCGCATCAAGACGCTGGTGGGCATCTCCACGATGGTGCGGGTGTTCGATCCGGATGGTATCGAGCGCACGCAGACCGGCAAGGCCCGGCGCGTGTTCGACAAGCGGCCCCGTTGA
- a CDS encoding enoyl-CoA hydratase-related protein, with amino-acid sequence MPEASPTTNPSGEPLVLQERRGSVCIITLNRSQALNSFTQAMHRALASALRAAAADADVRCVVLTGAGRGFCAGQDLADEGAAPAPAGEEPTDLSVLIERHYQPLCEQLRAMPVPVIAAVNGVAAGAGANIALCCDLVVAAESANFIQAFTKIGLLPDSGGTWLLPRLVGRQRALGMALLGDKLPAAEAERIGLIWRCVPDTTFLAEVEILASRLVSMPTQALVTTRRAMDAAQDLEFSASLALEAREQKRLGSAHDYLEGVAAFMAKRAPAFSDR; translated from the coding sequence ATGCCAGAAGCGAGCCCAACCACGAATCCATCCGGCGAACCGCTGGTGCTGCAGGAGCGCCGGGGCAGCGTATGCATCATTACGCTCAATCGCTCGCAAGCGCTCAACAGTTTCACGCAGGCCATGCACCGCGCACTGGCATCTGCGTTGCGGGCAGCGGCTGCCGATGCTGACGTGCGCTGCGTGGTGCTGACTGGAGCCGGGCGTGGTTTCTGCGCAGGGCAGGATCTGGCCGATGAGGGTGCCGCACCAGCGCCTGCAGGCGAGGAGCCTACGGATTTGAGCGTGCTGATCGAGCGCCATTACCAGCCCCTGTGCGAGCAGTTGCGCGCCATGCCGGTTCCGGTGATCGCGGCGGTCAATGGCGTGGCGGCTGGCGCGGGCGCCAATATCGCGTTGTGCTGCGACCTGGTGGTGGCGGCAGAATCGGCCAATTTCATCCAGGCGTTCACCAAGATCGGCTTGCTGCCTGACAGTGGAGGCACTTGGTTGCTGCCGCGCCTGGTGGGGCGCCAGCGCGCACTGGGCATGGCATTGCTGGGTGACAAGCTGCCCGCAGCCGAGGCAGAGCGCATCGGGTTGATATGGCGCTGTGTGCCGGATACCACCTTTCTGGCGGAGGTGGAAATCCTTGCCAGCCGCCTTGTCTCCATGCCGACCCAGGCCCTCGTGACCACGCGCCGCGCCATGGATGCGGCGCAGGACCTCGAATTTTCCGCATCGCTCGCGCTGGAAGCACGCGAGCAAAAGCGGCTGGGCAGCGCCCACGACTACCTGGAAGGGGTTGCTGCCTTCATGGCCAAGCGCGCACCCGCTTTCAGTGATCGCTGA
- the paaA gene encoding 1,2-phenylacetyl-CoA epoxidase subunit PaaA gives MYTQAMDTMGKEPGDGNKPVRSAEEARLQERFDERIDAGEFIEAKDWMPDHYRKTLLRQISQHAHSEIVGMLPEGNWISRAPTLKRKAILLAKVQDEGGHGLYLYAAAETLGTSRDQMLDALHSGKAKYSSIFNYPTLTWADIGTIGWLVDGAAIMNQVPICRCSYAPYARAMIRICREESFHQRQGFDALLTMMKSGTQAQKDMVQDAVNRWWWPSIMMFGPPDDQSPNSAQSMRWGIKRVSNDELRQKFIDATVEQAQILGVTLPDPELKWNEARGAHDHGPIDWDEFWRVIAGDGPCNQERLGARVQAWDNGAWVREAALAHARKQQSRAIKEAA, from the coding sequence ATGTACACCCAAGCCATGGACACCATGGGCAAAGAGCCGGGAGACGGCAACAAGCCCGTTCGCTCTGCCGAAGAGGCGCGCCTGCAGGAGCGCTTTGATGAGCGCATCGACGCGGGCGAGTTCATCGAAGCCAAGGACTGGATGCCCGACCATTACCGCAAGACCTTGCTGCGCCAGATCAGCCAGCATGCGCACTCGGAGATCGTCGGCATGCTGCCCGAAGGCAACTGGATCAGCCGTGCGCCCACCCTCAAGCGCAAGGCCATTCTGCTGGCCAAGGTGCAGGACGAGGGTGGTCATGGCCTGTATCTGTACGCGGCGGCTGAAACACTGGGCACCTCGCGTGACCAGATGCTTGACGCGCTGCACAGCGGCAAGGCCAAGTACAGCTCCATCTTCAACTACCCCACGCTGACCTGGGCCGATATCGGCACCATCGGCTGGCTGGTGGATGGCGCGGCCATCATGAACCAGGTGCCGATCTGCCGCTGCTCCTATGCACCCTATGCACGTGCCATGATCCGCATCTGCCGCGAGGAGAGCTTTCACCAGCGTCAGGGCTTTGACGCGTTGCTCACGATGATGAAGAGCGGCACCCAGGCACAGAAGGACATGGTGCAGGACGCGGTCAACCGCTGGTGGTGGCCATCGATCATGATGTTCGGTCCACCCGATGACCAATCGCCCAACAGTGCGCAATCGATGCGCTGGGGCATCAAGCGTGTCTCCAACGATGAGCTGCGCCAGAAGTTCATCGACGCGACCGTGGAGCAGGCGCAGATCCTGGGCGTGACTCTGCCGGACCCGGAGCTGAAATGGAACGAGGCGCGTGGTGCCCATGACCACGGGCCCATCGATTGGGATGAATTCTGGCGCGTGATTGCCGGAGACGGGCCCTGCAACCAGGAGCGGTTGGGTGCCCGTGTGCAAGCCTGGGACAACGGGGCCTGGGTGCGCGAAG